TTCTATAAATATTTGCTTACACATCATATTGTAGATAAGCTTTACATTACCGgtatcttcctctttttttttgtaaatacataGCTACTAATTACTTTCCCGGTTGCAACTGCTTTGCATTCACTTCACTGCAGTATGAAAATCAGTTGCGATATGAATATTATTGTTGCATTGAAGTGAAGAGCACTTTTGAAATTTATCGGCACTTACAACGAGGAAGCAACAGTAACAAAGCTGAAACCGATAATGGTCAGCGCAGGTGATCCCTGTCACAGATCAGCTGTCTCAAGCCAGTTTTAAGTCTCCCAAGGTTGACTGTCTTTCCTCACCGGCTGCCTGAAAAGTAGGAAAGAGCTATGAAATGCTTTGAAAAACgttgtacagtaaatgtcaatACACAGAATTCTTAATAAATGGGTTAAACCGTGCTACTTCACCGGTATGGTCCGCTTATCTTGTTTTACCTCTGCACGCTTGGAATAAACAAGGCGGGCTGTGTTCACCTAGAAAACAAGAACGTGATACACAATAAGCAGCCTTCTTGGGACTAATTTGACAATGAAAAGATTTACAGTTCATATACATAATCTCCTTATGTTCTCATTTAACATGATTCTCACTGTAACAGGGACGTTTTATGGGACCAAACCTAATCCTTGAATGGATTTCCTTCACTGAACACCAAATCTAATTTAACTTTAGCTCACTGCATAGCTATAACTAGGACTAAGCTATGAGCCACTGTGCTGTCCTCTTGTCCAACATGTCTGAGGGTTTATGAGGTTGTAAGTATTTGTGCCTTACTGGCAGCTTTTCAACGTCAACTCTCAATTTGGACTTTGCCACCTCTGTATTActcaaaaactatgaaaaataCTCAGTCCTACTCTTTTTTGGGTTGGCTTGGCACTGATACAACTGAGGTTGAGGCTCATTTACATAGTTTCCTCGTTTCACATCATGGATAAACACTATTATGAGGAagtaataatgaataataaatatactTGCTAGCAATACTACATCCAGTATCACACAACACTTCTATAAGCCAACATTACCTTGTGATTTTACACATACTGGGGTAGACAGAGATACGAAGCCTAACTAAGATACTTTACATATAGGCGCAATGATTTGAAGTAGTATATATATGAGAGTTTCACGTGTGCAGCATGGTCAAGCTGTGAACTTTGTAAGGTGTCCTACAAAGAAACTCCCAACGTCCAGAATCTTTGACTCACTGTAATACTGTCTGGAACATGTTCTTTTCTTCAGTAATGGTGAAAATGCGTACATTCACAGCTTACAACAAAAGTGGTTTTATTAGGAGCTCAAGGTATTTCCACTAATCTGGGAGGAGAGTGTTTAAATGAACCATGGACGGAGGCTGAGGGtcacagacagaaggaaaaaaacagcttgGCTGTCTGCATCCTTTGCACTCACACAATCTAACACTTAGCTAGGTAGTAGGACACCAACCTTCCCATTTAACAGGTGTGAAGTGTATTCCATTTAGGGCTACGCAGACATTTCTTCTTGCACTCAAGACCATCATCAGTTAATTAgatcaaaatgatttttctaaTGGACCTCCAGATGATGCTTCTGGATGTGATTTACTTCATCCTGCGCAACTCGATGCGGGTCATCATGCGCCCACGCACCAAGCCCATTGACGGTGAGCTGGTGCTGATCACCGGATCCGGAGGTGGCCTGGGTCGTCTCTTTGCTCAGGAATTCACCAAGCACGGTGCAGAAGTGGTGCTGTGGGACATCAACGGCACTTCCAATGAGCAGACAGCCAAGCTCGTGCAGGAGATGGGGGGTAAGGCGTACACCTACACGGTGGATGTGACCAACCGGGAGGATGTGTATCGCAGCGCAGAGCGTGTGAGAAAGGACGTGGGCCGAGACGTCACAATACTGGTGAACAATGCTGGAGTGGTTGCAGGGGAGCGCATGCTAGACTGTCCCGATGAGCTGATGGAGAGGACCATGAAAGTCAACTGTCATGCCCTCTTCTGGGTGAGAACTCTTAGGTCAATATGGCACTGCAGTATGGATGAAGCAGAAAAAGACGGAGAGGGCTTGAAAACTGATTTGAATGTAGCTAGTAGTATTAAAGGCTCAGTTCACTaaaattattatcttttttgCCCAGGCTCAGAGAGCTCCATCTCTGTGATTCGCTGTTTGGTTTGAACCATTTTCTATCAAAGAAATAGCCCCAATGGCAAGTTGTTCTTATCTACATTTGTTCTGTGAATCATCTGCAGTATTTGGTTAAAAGTATATCTGCAAAAGAGATATTTCccttaaaatgttttctataTGATTGTCAAaactgtgagcaccacaaacaataTTCTGTTCACCTTTGCTGTATTGGGGTGGATGCAGAAATCTCAAGAGATAGAGatctcaaaacctgggcaaaTAGAACCGGAACTGTAAGCACTGCTAGATGCCACTAgaggtgaaaacatttttttttttctctcagaattAAGGTGAATCTTTTTTGTGGATCGGTTTATTGAGAACAATGACTTCTTCTCTAATTTTTTACAAAGGTCCACATGTCCAAATCAGTAGCCCCTACTGTGCTGACAGTCAAAAGTTGATAAGAATAAGTGTTTTACTAAGTGTAAGGCAACGGACCCACTGTACTTAAACGTGAAGTATTTGCACTTATTAGTAAAAAACATTTGACCAAGTTTTGTCCAACATAGACAATGATTCAGCACTGACTGAAAGTTGGATATAGCCTTTGGTTTGCGAAATGTATAAGTTAAGATTCTTTACATGTTCAGCTGAACAGAGCAGGTTGTTGTGCATAGTGTGACACAtgacatgtaaaatgtattgcGTCAATAGCTTTATCCCCTTTAATGCACTATAGGATTCCCATATAAATCCTCTTAATATGAAGCTGCATGTGCAGCATAAGCTTCCCTCACATTGAGCAATATTTAAGTCACCGCAAGTTATATGAACACAGCGCAGTGTGTTGCCTCATTCCTTAGTGCAGAATAACaatttattgtgtgtttgtgtgtgcctcaGACAGTGAAGGCCTTCCTCCCCCAGATGAAGGCCCAGAATCACGGACACATCGTGACCATCGCCAGCGTCCTCGGTCTCTTCAGCACGGCTTGTGTCGAGGTGAACCAGGGAGGGAGAAACAATCACCGCAACGCTAAGATATGACAGCTTTACTGTCACACTCTTTCACACAGTTCGCTACACAAGTTTACCATATATGTGACACATCCAAATGCCCATCATGCAAACAGCAATCTGATCTGgttttggaaataaaaagatggttcctgattttttttttgtgtgtgaaaacacagtaaacaagctctgatgtttgtttttttgatttgggACAGGATTACTGTGCCAGTAAGTTTGCTGCAGTGGGCTTCCACGAGTCTCTGGCCCATGAGCTGTTGGCTGAAGAGGTTGAAGGAGTGAAGACTACTCTTGTGTGCCCCTATATTGTGGACACAGGCATGTTTGAAGGCTGCAAGATACGGTGTGTCtacaaaataatcacattcTCATTTACCTCAATCACATCCTGTCATTATATTTCTTGTAGCTTGACAGTGGTGATGAATGTTTTGAATGGACTGACTTAGACTCAGACTTGCTGGATGAAGAGGCAGTCCATCACACTGGCAAACTATGTCTAGGTATGCGGTTGCTgcataaatgcataaatgttCTCTGGTGCCACTGTTAGGGAGGAGGTGGAACTGCTCCTTCCCCCTCTGGAGCCCCAGTACTGTGTTGAGCAGGCCATGAACGCCATCCTGATAGACCAACCGCTGGTGTGCATCCCTCGCCTCACCTACCTGCCTTTCCTCTCCAGAGCGTAAGTAGAAAGCCACGCCTTCATTTTAACCAAAGACCAAAGCTAAGTGCGTTTTTGAACATTTCTTGGTGTGTGCATTTTACTGCCAAGCAGCTCATGTTCAGTATTTTAATCTCAACTGCATTCTCTTTTTCAGGTTGTTGCCATGGGAATCCAACGTGGTTGCCTATCGTTTCATGGGGTCCGACAAGTGCATGTACCCCTTCATTGATACCATGAAGAAACAAGTGTCTAGAGGCTCCATTGAGGTTGCATAGTCATATCTAAGCACATTTATGTCAACTTTGGGAGttaaaaccttaaaattaaaatcattaaaaagcattTCTGTTATATCatatgatgcaaaaaaaaaacaaaacccaaaaaacaaccaagcaaacaaaacaaaaaaatccttccGCTTGTGTGGATAGCAGTAGGTGGAGCTGCACAGCTACAGCCAGGATTCAATCACAACATGAAGATAGTCGGAATTACTGCCAAACGGAAGGGACTTCAGATTTTGAAACTGATCCGTCAGAAACCTGTACTAGATGACAACTCAGCCAAGTGGTCATCAGCGCACCAAAAAGACTTCAATGATGATCAGATGAAGTTTAAAGtcctttcaaaatgttttcacccTAAACCTGTGAAATGATGGTGATTAAATCCTGGACTGATCAAAATGGGAATGGGAGTGTCTTTAATATTTGTAACTAAATGATGTACCAGAATATTGTGCtgtattatatttacataaaatcaaaTGATTGAAAACTACTGCTctaaacacacactgtctgacCAGAGCAAGCCATTTTTGTGTTGAACTGTGTACTTTTTAAACTGCACAAGACAAgctaatgtcagaaaaaaaaaaaaaaaaaaggtagcactactga
This genomic interval from Xiphias gladius isolate SHS-SW01 ecotype Sanya breed wild chromosome 21, ASM1685928v1, whole genome shotgun sequence contains the following:
- the LOC120783078 gene encoding retinol dehydrogenase 10-A, which produces MIFLMDLQMMLLDVIYFILRNSMRVIMRPRTKPIDGELVLITGSGGGLGRLFAQEFTKHGAEVVLWDINGTSNEQTAKLVQEMGGKAYTYTVDVTNREDVYRSAERVRKDVGRDVTILVNNAGVVAGERMLDCPDELMERTMKVNCHALFWTVKAFLPQMKAQNHGHIVTIASVLGLFSTACVEDYCASKFAAVGFHESLAHELLAEEVEGVKTTLVCPYIVDTGMFEGCKIREEVELLLPPLEPQYCVEQAMNAILIDQPLVCIPRLTYLPFLSRALLPWESNVVAYRFMGSDKCMYPFIDTMKKQVSRGSIEVA